In a single window of the Bactrocera dorsalis isolate Fly_Bdor chromosome 2, ASM2337382v1, whole genome shotgun sequence genome:
- the LOC105228511 gene encoding uncharacterized protein LOC105228511 isoform X3 produces MQKVLITFPKMSSFRICLLLIVTLCVSWNSAIAAKVCSAERDEWTCKAGGCIATEYLCDGIRHCIDGSDETKASCKSMQCSFASFRCDYGACISLELLCDGVHDCADSSDEDSERCRKRRNELPNDEVDEETKRKNCIGWGQMKCWSGQCVSITDKCDGVQDCDDGSDELTSLCQTVLCKQHQFQCGYGACLPMEAKCNGTKECWDGTDEHEGLCIKEIATISTPTTRIKSNEVTESTQQGVLPTVKTKPNISTELANTRKTTTTILDYSTDFEVTETSEKDLTTIPEVTTTSTQTTTNRPVTNTEDAETLETHFNGSSSERPHLTTTSINEIIITQKTTTSKPLIKPALKANVTRNYSEKNTQITTPIIRETTTAIYVSKQTDSSDTNDQEVGGQIERLPNGPVYHSNKTLNATEKSRNTNYPGGITTITELKKDKSKAEENNEEFKNRSNSTPSERTQVITTNENETMNPRKTSVHSPAAATSAESFGSDQTLKKLSGPTTKETVTKTPKIGSTIKTPPIKKNQTFPLGIRNSTPTEQPKGNGNNGQEVRQIQNQPAISQTTLYTRNVTTQTPNLKTNLSSSPNNSNESNFSVQSPIKSRADTGVLTTSPVSHVYKILNATENPRNVNYPGSINKTFTNQYNTRKTKPPTTTNKATTKARNQCTLRKCNYPLICNVLLPGSQDSGKLHDKQARQSLFEGSEVVFNCADGYVLEGVNRTTCKGNGWGHKIPSCTPSCEADFKFRCTPPLKCVYEEPNIRTKKMTKHVIRNNFTDTVVREHFKLSFECDAGYLIEGSKIRICTAKGWSNVMPRCVNQCDVLDLGNPKWPLKCQKFNSNTRLTNNCQYSPWNRMVREGSYFEYSCEYGYNLNGVNRSTCLNDGWSSNAPTCIPWCDLKPIRPCKSPLICNENPNRPSYFFSIINTAHAATSELTVDFSCEFGYELVGAKVITCSKGGWSHSIPTCKKIYCDASILDDCTFPLMCWRYDFVTEGYTRIYKGSVQQLSPDEHLLITCENGYNLSGEDYLTCNGGKWYGTMPKCIATCREDLLPKCENPMTCTAYNYYAGSSQAIINNYEYSSSYRTYPQGTTVVFNCAYGHMLNGARTTTCDIYGWRYENGMYNPECQRISNTCDKGILYNCTYPLICEQFDPEFGDYKKIQISAHQKSISNGEHIRFSCENGYVLDGRNTLTCTGGKWDDYMPKCIVHSCRADLLPACKYPLTCTRYDSKFKSEQTIIDNSINESANYALNTQIVFGCAEDFKLKGEEQTTCSANGWSHQQSLKLPLCVRISPCDPDIFKSCKPPVVCQYYEPNKDNWSMVQSNFLINYVAKNSIVSIVCENGFKLQGADYIYYIYCKSKGWDNPIPKCVRA; encoded by the exons GCAATGAGTTACCGAACGATGAGGTAGATGAGGAAACAAAACGCAAGAATTGTATTGG ttgGGGGCAAATGAAGTGTTGGTCGGGCCAGTGTGTCAGCATCACTGACAAATGTGATGGTGTACAGGACTGTGATGATGGTAGTGATGAGCTGACTTCTTTGTGCCAAACGGTATTGTGTAAACAACATCAGTTCCAATGCGGTTATGGCGCTTGTTTGCCCATGGAAGCCaaatgtaatggaacaaaggaATGCTGGGATGGTACCGACGAGCACGAGGGACTTTGCATAAAGGAAATTGCTACCATATCAACACCCACAACCAGAATAAAATCAAACGAAGTTACGGAATCGACTCAACAAGGCGTGCTGCCAACGGTTAAGACCAAACCAAACATATCAACGGAGCTTGCAAATACGCGGAAAACTACTACAACTATTTTAGACTATTCGACAGATTTTGAAGTCACTGAAACTTCCGAAAAAGATTTAACAACCATACCTGAAGTTACAACTACgagcacacaaacaacaacgaaTCGACCTGTTACCAATACTGAGGACGCAGAAACCTTGGAAACTCATTTCAATGGCTCGTCTTCAGAACGACCTCACCTGACAACTACAAgcataaatgaaattataattacaCAAAAGACAACAACTTCTAAACCGCTTATCAAACCGGCCCTAAAAGCAAATGTAACAAGGAACTACTCAGAGAAAAACACGCAAATAACAACACCGATAATTCGAGAAACAACAACTGCAATTTATGTATCAAAGCAAACTGATAGTAGTGACACTAACGATCAAGAAGTGGGTGGACAAATTGAGAGACTACCTAACGGTCCGGTTTATCATAGTAATAAAACATTAAATGCCACGGAAAAATCCCGTAATACCAACTACCCTGGAGGTATAACCACAATCACGGAATTGAAAAAAGACAAATCAAAAGCGGAAGAAAACAATGAAGAATTCAAAAACCGCTCGAACAGCACGCCTTCAGAACGAACTCAAGTCATAACTACAAATGAGAACGAAACTATGAACCCACGTAAAACATCAGTTCATTCACCAGCTGCAGCGACTTCAGCGGAAAGTTTCGGTTCCGATCAAACTCTTAAGAAACTCTCTGGGCCGACTACGAAAGAAACTGTAACAAAAACGCCAAAAATTGGAAGCACAATAAAAACTCCAccgattaaaaaaaatcaaacatttccCCTTGGCATTCGAAATAGTACGCCAACAGAGCAGCCTAAAGGTAATGGAAATAATGGACAAGAAGTCAGGCAGATCCAGAATCAACCTGCCATATCGCAAACCACCTTATATACTCGAAATGTGACAACACAAACACCCAAtctcaaaacaaatttaagttcGAGTCCTAACAATTctaatgaatctaatttcagtGTTCAAAGCCCTATAAAGTCACGAGCAGACACTGGCGTACTGACTACAAGTCCAGTTTCgcatgtttataaaatattaaatgcgaCAGAAAACCCCCGCAATGTAAACTATCCAGGAAGTATAAACAAAACTTTCACAAATCAGTACAACACGAGAAAAACAAAACCACCTACTACCACCAATAAAGCAACCACTAAAGCCAGGAATCAATGTACTTTACGCAAGTGTAATTATCCACTCATTTGTAACGTTTTATTACCAGGCTCCCAAGATTCTGGAAAATTACATGATAAGCAGGCGCGACAATCCCTCTTCGAGGGATCAGAGGTTGTTTTCAACTGTGCCGATGGTTATGTTTTAGAAGGTGTAAACCGTACAACATGCAAAGGCAACGGCTGGGGCCATAAAATTCCAAGTTGCA CTCCATCCTGTGAAGCAGACTTCAAATTCCGCTGCACACCTCCACTGAAATGTGTGTATGAGGAACCCAAcattagaacaaaaaaaatgacaaaacaCGTCATAAGGAATAATTTTACAGATACTGTAGTTAGAGAACATTTTAAACTTAGTTTCGAATGCGATGCGGGTTATCTCATAGAAGGTTCGAAAATAAGGATATGTACAGCAAAGGGCTGGTCAAATGTGATGCCTAGATGTG TCAATCAATGCGATGTATTAGATTTGGGAAACCCGAAGTGGCCGCTTAAGTGCCAAAAGTTTAACTCAAATACAAGACTTACAAATAACTGCCAATATTCACCTTGGAATAGGATGGTGAGAGAAGGCTCTTATTTTGAATATAGCTGCGAATATGGATACAATCTGAATGGAGTGAATCGTTCAACCTGCTTGAATGATGGCTGGAGTAGTAATGCACCTACTTGTA TTCCCTGGTGCGATTTAAAACCTATCCGTCCGTGTAAATCACCGTTAATCTGTAATGAAAACCCAAACCGGCCTAGTTATTTCTTCAGCATCATCAATACGGCTCACGCAGCCACCTCGGAATTAACTGTAGACTTTTCTTGTGAATTTGGTTATGAACTAGTTGGTGCGAAGGTCATCACATGTTCGAAAGGTGGATGGAGTCATAGCATTCCTACTTGCA AGAAAATTTATTGTGATGCTAGTATATTGGACGACTGCACTTTTCCGTTAATGTGTTGGCGGTATGACTTTGTCACGGAAGGGTATACGAGAATCTACAAAGGAAGCGTGCAGCAATTATCTCCAGATGAACATTTATTAATTACGTGTGAAAATGGCTATAATTTATCAGGCGAAGATTATTTAACTTGTAATGGAGGCAAATGGTATGGCACTATGCCTAAATGTATCG CAACATGCAGAGAGGATTTGTTACCTAAATGCGAAAATCCAATGACTTGCACTGCTTACAATTACTATGCAGGATCTAGCCAAGCCATAATTAATAACTACGAGTATAGTAGCAGTTATAGAACGTATCCCCAAGGCACTACGGTAGTTTTCAATTGCGCTTATGGCCACATGTTAAATGGCGCCAGAACAACAACCTGTGACATCTATGGTTGGAGATACGAAAACGGAATGTACAATCCTGAATGTC AGCGAATCTCTAACACTTGTGACAAAGGAATACTGTATAACTGCACTTATCCATTAATTTGTGAGCAATTTGATCCCGAGTTCGgggattataaaaaaatacaaatatccgCCCACCAGAAATCAATTTCTAATGGGGAACATATAAGATTCAGTTGTGAAAATGGTTATGTGTTGGATGGCAGAAACACTTTAACTTGCACGGGAGGCAAATGGGACGACTACATGCCCAAATGTATTG tACATTCCTGCAGAGCTGATTTACTACCCGCGTGCAAATACCCATTAACTTGCACGCGTTACGACTCCAAGTTCAAATCCGAGCAGACAATAATTGATAACAGTATTAATGAGTCCGCAAATTATGCTCTAAATACTCAGATTGTTTTCGGTTGTGCTGAAGACTTTAAGTTGAAAGGCGAAGAGCAAACCACTTGTAGTGCGAACGGTTGGAGTCATCAGCAAAGTCTTAAACTACCGCTATGCGTGCGCA TTTCTCCATGTGATCccgatatttttaaaagttgtaaacCACCAGTCGTTTGTCAATATTATGAGCCGAACAAGGATAATTGGTCAATGGTACAGAGCAATTTCCTTATAAATTATGTTGCTAAAAACTCGATTGTAAGCATCGTTTGTGAAAACGGTTTCAAGCTTCAAGGGGCcgattatatatattatatatattgtaaatCGAAGGGATGGGATAATCCTATACCTAAGTGCGTGCGTGCCTAA
- the LOC105228511 gene encoding uncharacterized protein LOC105228511 isoform X2: protein MQKVLITFPKMYSFQICLLLIVTLCVSWNSAIAAKVCSAERDEWTCKAGGCIATEYLCDGIRHCIDGSDETKASCKSMQCSFASFRCDYGACISLELLCDGVHDCADSSDEDSERCRKRRNELPNDEVDEETKRKNCIGWGQMKCWSGQCVSITDKCDGVQDCDDGSDELTSLCQTVLCKQHQFQCGYGACLPMEAKCNGTKECWDGTDEHEGLCIKEIATISTPTTRIKSNEVTESTQQGVLPTVKTKPNISTELANTRKTTTTILDYSTDFEVTETSEKDLTTIPEVTTTSTQTTTNRPVTNTEDAETLETHFNGSSSERPHLTTTSINEIIITQKTTTSKPLIKPALKANVTRNYSEKNTQITTPIIRETTTAIYVSKQTDSSDTNDQEVGGQIERLPNGPVYHSNKTLNATEKSRNTNYPGGITTITELKKDKSKAEENNEEFKNRSNSTPSERTQVITTNENETMNPRKTSVHSPAAATSAESFGSDQTLKKLSGPTTKETVTKTPKIGSTIKTPPIKKNQTFPLGIRNSTPTEQPKGNGNNGQEVRQIQNQPAISQTTLYTRNVTTQTPNLKTNLSSSPNNSNESNFSVQSPIKSRADTGVLTTSPVSHVYKILNATENPRNVNYPGSINKTFTNQYNTRKTKPPTTTNKATTKARNQCTLRKCNYPLICNVLLPGSQDSGKLHDKQARQSLFEGSEVVFNCADGYVLEGVNRTTCKGNGWGHKIPSCTPSCEADFKFRCTPPLKCVYEEPNIRTKKMTKHVIRNNFTDTVVREHFKLSFECDAGYLIEGSKIRICTAKGWSNVMPRCVNQCDVLDLGNPKWPLKCQKFNSNTRLTNNCQYSPWNRMVREGSYFEYSCEYGYNLNGVNRSTCLNDGWSSNAPTCIPWCDLKPIRPCKSPLICNENPNRPSYFFSIINTAHAATSELTVDFSCEFGYELVGAKVITCSKGGWSHSIPTCKKIYCDASILDDCTFPLMCWRYDFVTEGYTRIYKGSVQQLSPDEHLLITCENGYNLSGEDYLTCNGGKWYGTMPKCIATCREDLLPKCENPMTCTAYNYYAGSSQAIINNYEYSSSYRTYPQGTTVVFNCAYGHMLNGARTTTCDIYGWRYENGMYNPECQRISNTCDKGILYNCTYPLICEQFDPEFGDYKKIQISAHQKSISNGEHIRFSCENGYVLDGRNTLTCTGGKWDDYMPKCIDTRHNIFPTVHSCRADLLPACKYPLTCTRYDSKFKSEQTIIDNSINESANYALNTQIVFGCAEDFKLKGEEQTTCSANGWSHQQSLKLPLCVRISPCDPDIFKSCKPPVVCQYYEPNKDNWSMVQSNFLINYVAKNSIVSIVCENGFKLQGADYIYYIYCKSKGWDNPIPKCVRA from the exons GCAATGAGTTACCGAACGATGAGGTAGATGAGGAAACAAAACGCAAGAATTGTATTGG ttgGGGGCAAATGAAGTGTTGGTCGGGCCAGTGTGTCAGCATCACTGACAAATGTGATGGTGTACAGGACTGTGATGATGGTAGTGATGAGCTGACTTCTTTGTGCCAAACGGTATTGTGTAAACAACATCAGTTCCAATGCGGTTATGGCGCTTGTTTGCCCATGGAAGCCaaatgtaatggaacaaaggaATGCTGGGATGGTACCGACGAGCACGAGGGACTTTGCATAAAGGAAATTGCTACCATATCAACACCCACAACCAGAATAAAATCAAACGAAGTTACGGAATCGACTCAACAAGGCGTGCTGCCAACGGTTAAGACCAAACCAAACATATCAACGGAGCTTGCAAATACGCGGAAAACTACTACAACTATTTTAGACTATTCGACAGATTTTGAAGTCACTGAAACTTCCGAAAAAGATTTAACAACCATACCTGAAGTTACAACTACgagcacacaaacaacaacgaaTCGACCTGTTACCAATACTGAGGACGCAGAAACCTTGGAAACTCATTTCAATGGCTCGTCTTCAGAACGACCTCACCTGACAACTACAAgcataaatgaaattataattacaCAAAAGACAACAACTTCTAAACCGCTTATCAAACCGGCCCTAAAAGCAAATGTAACAAGGAACTACTCAGAGAAAAACACGCAAATAACAACACCGATAATTCGAGAAACAACAACTGCAATTTATGTATCAAAGCAAACTGATAGTAGTGACACTAACGATCAAGAAGTGGGTGGACAAATTGAGAGACTACCTAACGGTCCGGTTTATCATAGTAATAAAACATTAAATGCCACGGAAAAATCCCGTAATACCAACTACCCTGGAGGTATAACCACAATCACGGAATTGAAAAAAGACAAATCAAAAGCGGAAGAAAACAATGAAGAATTCAAAAACCGCTCGAACAGCACGCCTTCAGAACGAACTCAAGTCATAACTACAAATGAGAACGAAACTATGAACCCACGTAAAACATCAGTTCATTCACCAGCTGCAGCGACTTCAGCGGAAAGTTTCGGTTCCGATCAAACTCTTAAGAAACTCTCTGGGCCGACTACGAAAGAAACTGTAACAAAAACGCCAAAAATTGGAAGCACAATAAAAACTCCAccgattaaaaaaaatcaaacatttccCCTTGGCATTCGAAATAGTACGCCAACAGAGCAGCCTAAAGGTAATGGAAATAATGGACAAGAAGTCAGGCAGATCCAGAATCAACCTGCCATATCGCAAACCACCTTATATACTCGAAATGTGACAACACAAACACCCAAtctcaaaacaaatttaagttcGAGTCCTAACAATTctaatgaatctaatttcagtGTTCAAAGCCCTATAAAGTCACGAGCAGACACTGGCGTACTGACTACAAGTCCAGTTTCgcatgtttataaaatattaaatgcgaCAGAAAACCCCCGCAATGTAAACTATCCAGGAAGTATAAACAAAACTTTCACAAATCAGTACAACACGAGAAAAACAAAACCACCTACTACCACCAATAAAGCAACCACTAAAGCCAGGAATCAATGTACTTTACGCAAGTGTAATTATCCACTCATTTGTAACGTTTTATTACCAGGCTCCCAAGATTCTGGAAAATTACATGATAAGCAGGCGCGACAATCCCTCTTCGAGGGATCAGAGGTTGTTTTCAACTGTGCCGATGGTTATGTTTTAGAAGGTGTAAACCGTACAACATGCAAAGGCAACGGCTGGGGCCATAAAATTCCAAGTTGCA CTCCATCCTGTGAAGCAGACTTCAAATTCCGCTGCACACCTCCACTGAAATGTGTGTATGAGGAACCCAAcattagaacaaaaaaaatgacaaaacaCGTCATAAGGAATAATTTTACAGATACTGTAGTTAGAGAACATTTTAAACTTAGTTTCGAATGCGATGCGGGTTATCTCATAGAAGGTTCGAAAATAAGGATATGTACAGCAAAGGGCTGGTCAAATGTGATGCCTAGATGTG TCAATCAATGCGATGTATTAGATTTGGGAAACCCGAAGTGGCCGCTTAAGTGCCAAAAGTTTAACTCAAATACAAGACTTACAAATAACTGCCAATATTCACCTTGGAATAGGATGGTGAGAGAAGGCTCTTATTTTGAATATAGCTGCGAATATGGATACAATCTGAATGGAGTGAATCGTTCAACCTGCTTGAATGATGGCTGGAGTAGTAATGCACCTACTTGTA TTCCCTGGTGCGATTTAAAACCTATCCGTCCGTGTAAATCACCGTTAATCTGTAATGAAAACCCAAACCGGCCTAGTTATTTCTTCAGCATCATCAATACGGCTCACGCAGCCACCTCGGAATTAACTGTAGACTTTTCTTGTGAATTTGGTTATGAACTAGTTGGTGCGAAGGTCATCACATGTTCGAAAGGTGGATGGAGTCATAGCATTCCTACTTGCA AGAAAATTTATTGTGATGCTAGTATATTGGACGACTGCACTTTTCCGTTAATGTGTTGGCGGTATGACTTTGTCACGGAAGGGTATACGAGAATCTACAAAGGAAGCGTGCAGCAATTATCTCCAGATGAACATTTATTAATTACGTGTGAAAATGGCTATAATTTATCAGGCGAAGATTATTTAACTTGTAATGGAGGCAAATGGTATGGCACTATGCCTAAATGTATCG CAACATGCAGAGAGGATTTGTTACCTAAATGCGAAAATCCAATGACTTGCACTGCTTACAATTACTATGCAGGATCTAGCCAAGCCATAATTAATAACTACGAGTATAGTAGCAGTTATAGAACGTATCCCCAAGGCACTACGGTAGTTTTCAATTGCGCTTATGGCCACATGTTAAATGGCGCCAGAACAACAACCTGTGACATCTATGGTTGGAGATACGAAAACGGAATGTACAATCCTGAATGTC AGCGAATCTCTAACACTTGTGACAAAGGAATACTGTATAACTGCACTTATCCATTAATTTGTGAGCAATTTGATCCCGAGTTCGgggattataaaaaaatacaaatatccgCCCACCAGAAATCAATTTCTAATGGGGAACATATAAGATTCAGTTGTGAAAATGGTTATGTGTTGGATGGCAGAAACACTTTAACTTGCACGGGAGGCAAATGGGACGACTACATGCCCAAATGTATTG ATACTCGtcataatatttttccaacagtACATTCCTGCAGAGCTGATTTACTACCCGCGTGCAAATACCCATTAACTTGCACGCGTTACGACTCCAAGTTCAAATCCGAGCAGACAATAATTGATAACAGTATTAATGAGTCCGCAAATTATGCTCTAAATACTCAGATTGTTTTCGGTTGTGCTGAAGACTTTAAGTTGAAAGGCGAAGAGCAAACCACTTGTAGTGCGAACGGTTGGAGTCATCAGCAAAGTCTTAAACTACCGCTATGCGTGCGCA TTTCTCCATGTGATCccgatatttttaaaagttgtaaacCACCAGTCGTTTGTCAATATTATGAGCCGAACAAGGATAATTGGTCAATGGTACAGAGCAATTTCCTTATAAATTATGTTGCTAAAAACTCGATTGTAAGCATCGTTTGTGAAAACGGTTTCAAGCTTCAAGGGGCcgattatatatattatatatattgtaaatCGAAGGGATGGGATAATCCTATACCTAAGTGCGTGCGTGCCTAA